A stretch of Oncorhynchus mykiss isolate Arlee chromosome 12, USDA_OmykA_1.1, whole genome shotgun sequence DNA encodes these proteins:
- the LOC110539103 gene encoding tryptase-2, translated as MGFWGLLSVILLVQDAAESFVPQARSSIAGGKDAQKGSWPWIVYLLITDNTGSFSCGGSLLTEEWVLTAAHCVDPNDNPIPDNSFIRLGTHSLNEPSVFYRTISRIVSHPQYQRFALLHDIALVKMREKVSFSSLVKPMSLPKPSDNFGPGSKCFVAGWGDVGNNVKLSGNRTLQELKLPIVKRSTCKKKFPDLTDNMLCAGSIKGKDSCLGDSGGPLVCPSSGVLVQVGIVSFGDINGCALKGFPGVYTRVKRYMDFISETITSDRQASAEA; from the exons ATGGGTTTTTGGGGACTACTGTCTGTAATTTTGCTGGTCCAAGATGCTGCAG aaTCGTTTGTGCCCCAGGCTCGGAGCTCTATCGCGGGGGGAAAGGATGCTCAAAAGGGCAGCTGGCCGTGGATAGTCTACCTTTTAATCACGGATAATACAGGCTCCTTTAGCTGTGGCGGATCCCTCCTTACTGAGGAATGGGTGCTCACCGCTGCACACTGTGTTGACCc GAATGACAACCCTATTCCAGACAATTCCTTCATTCGTCTGGGGACACACAGCCTGAATGAGCCATCAGTGTTTTATCGAACCATCTCACGCATCGTCAGTCACCCACAGTACCAGCGTTTTGCCCTGCTGCACGACATCGCTTTGGTGAAGATGAGAGAAAAGGTGTCCTTTTCCTCTCTGGTGAAGCCCATGTCCCTGCCCAAACCGAGTGATAACTTTGGCCCAGGGTCGAAGTGCTTCGTCGCTGGCTGGGGCGATGTCGGGAACAATG TGAAATTGTCTGGTAATAGGACCCTCCAGGAGCTGAAGTTGCCCATCGTGAAACGAAGCACCTGTAAGAAAAAGTTTCCGGACCTCACTGACAACATGCTGTGTGCTGGCTCCATAAAAGGGAAAGACTCCTGTCTG GGGGACTCTGGTGGGCCGTTGGTTTGTCCCTCATCTGGTGTGTTGGTCCAGGTGGGAATCGTGAGTTTTGGGGATATCAATGGCTGTGCTTTGAAAGGCTTCCCTGGAGTCTACACCCGTGTGAAACGCTACATGGACTTCATCAGCGAGACTATAACCTCAGACAGACAGGCTTCTGCTGAGGCCTAG